A single Agromyces sp. CF514 DNA region contains:
- a CDS encoding Mur ligase family protein: MTGSPPTALRPQHPAPRSLRGLADSFGLEVRGELGELEVTGVVLSSNTVRPGDLYVGVPGRNAHGAQYAAAARDAGAVAVLTDAAGAELAAESGLPVLVADDARAALGDVAAWIHRTDENPATLFAVTGTNGKTSVVYLLYGILRQLGVVAGLTSTAERRIGDEAVTSSLTTPEASELHALLARMREVEVRAVGVEVSAQALSRHRVDGLVFDVAGFTNLTHDHLDDYASMDVYYEAKRDLFQPERARRGVVTVDSAWGRRLVEDARVPVTTLTTKPDIEADWRITVLDEQPAFTAFRLDGPDGRSLETRVPLLGWYMAANAALAIVMLVEAGYDLDRIAAALGTEGIDAYIPGRAERISGDQGPIVYIDYGHSPDAFLQTLDAIRRTTTGRVIMVFGADGDRDTTKRADMGAIAARGADAVVITDFHPRWEDPAAIRAALIEGARAAVPDRELHEIADPRAAFRAALALAGDGDAILYAGPGHEDYHEVKGVKIPYSARDDARAALREAGWPA, translated from the coding sequence GTGACCGGATCGCCTCCCACGGCCCTCCGGCCGCAGCACCCCGCGCCGCGATCGCTCCGCGGCCTCGCCGACTCGTTCGGCCTCGAGGTGCGCGGCGAGCTGGGCGAACTCGAGGTCACCGGCGTCGTGCTCTCGTCGAACACGGTGCGCCCGGGCGACCTCTACGTCGGCGTGCCCGGGCGCAACGCGCACGGGGCGCAGTACGCCGCCGCAGCTCGCGACGCGGGCGCCGTGGCCGTGCTGACGGATGCCGCGGGCGCCGAGCTGGCCGCGGAGTCCGGCCTGCCGGTGCTCGTCGCCGATGACGCCCGCGCCGCGCTCGGCGACGTCGCGGCCTGGATCCACCGCACCGACGAGAACCCGGCGACCCTCTTCGCGGTCACGGGCACGAACGGCAAGACCAGCGTGGTCTACCTGCTCTACGGCATCCTGCGACAGCTCGGCGTCGTCGCCGGACTCACGTCGACCGCCGAGCGCCGCATCGGCGACGAGGCGGTCACGAGTTCGCTGACGACGCCCGAGGCGAGCGAACTGCACGCACTGCTCGCACGGATGCGCGAGGTCGAAGTCCGTGCCGTCGGTGTCGAGGTCTCGGCGCAGGCGCTGTCGCGGCACCGCGTCGACGGACTCGTGTTCGACGTCGCCGGGTTCACGAACCTCACGCACGACCACCTCGACGACTACGCGTCGATGGACGTCTACTACGAGGCGAAGCGCGACCTGTTCCAGCCCGAGCGCGCCAGGCGCGGCGTGGTCACCGTCGACTCCGCATGGGGCCGCCGGCTGGTCGAAGACGCGCGCGTGCCGGTGACCACGCTGACGACGAAGCCCGACATCGAGGCCGACTGGCGCATCACCGTGCTCGACGAGCAGCCGGCGTTCACGGCGTTCCGCCTCGACGGGCCCGACGGGCGAAGCCTCGAGACCCGCGTGCCGCTGCTCGGCTGGTACATGGCCGCGAACGCGGCGCTCGCGATCGTCATGCTCGTCGAGGCAGGCTACGACCTCGACCGCATCGCGGCGGCGCTCGGCACCGAGGGCATCGACGCGTACATCCCCGGCCGCGCGGAGCGCATCTCGGGCGACCAGGGCCCGATCGTCTACATCGACTACGGCCACAGCCCCGACGCGTTCCTGCAGACGCTCGACGCGATCCGCCGCACCACCACGGGGCGCGTCATCATGGTGTTCGGCGCCGACGGAGACCGGGACACCACGAAGCGCGCCGACATGGGCGCCATCGCCGCCCGCGGCGCCGATGCCGTCGTGATCACCGACTTCCACCCGAGATGGGAGGACCCGGCGGCGATCCGCGCGGCGCTCATCGAGGGTGCGCGAGCCGCGGTACCCGACCGCGAGCTCCACGAGATCGCCGATCCGCGCGCCGCGTTCCGCGCCGCGCTCGCCCTCGCGGGCGACGGCGATGCGATCCTCTACGCCGGCCCGGGCCACGAGGACTACCACGAAGTGAAAGGCGTCAAGATCCCCTACTCAGCACGAGACGATGCGCGCGCGGCCCTGCGCGAAGCCGGTTGGCCTGCATGA
- a CDS encoding penicillin-binding protein 2: protein MNRISRHPMRRILAAGFVLVVLVGLFVVRLVDIQVLRASALNEQADEVRSTAPITVYGARGDILDRNGAVLADSVMRYDVALSPKNAKKGDVVREEPDPADPTKTVRVEVPLEQIAAELGAVVGLTADQVLGIIASALAEDPDSDFAYVAKLVDVDTYEKVDALGIPWVVQSRHPSRSYPNGAVAGNLLGFVGEDGGAQAGLELGQDACLAGEDGEVTFIPSLQDWVEIPGTEVVHKQAKDGGTLKLTIDADLQWEVQRIAQAQRLAVGAQWATVTVMEAKTGKLLAVADVPTVDPNDPSATDAADRGSRTFTAPFEPGSTFKAITAASLIDAGKANPLSQVIAPYSYDAPNGANFRDSFYHDDTPYTLTGALIDSSNTATAKFGEQMDDQARFEYMQKFGFGRVSEVGFPAEESGDLNGGPDEWDNQTKYTTMFGQGLTTTAVQIASAYQTIANDGVRMPVQLVESCTDADGTVTKPSAKGTRVISEQAANETSQMLENVYTKGWLADEWNIPGYRVAAKTGTAQVADGNGGYLTGYLVSVSGFAPADDPEFVVSVSIMDPVKMNSSAASAPVFQQVMSQVLKKYRTIPSGAAAPDLPANW, encoded by the coding sequence GTGAACCGCATCAGTCGTCACCCGATGCGGAGGATCCTCGCAGCGGGCTTCGTGCTCGTCGTGCTCGTCGGGCTCTTCGTGGTTCGCCTCGTCGACATCCAGGTCCTGCGGGCGTCGGCGCTCAACGAGCAGGCCGACGAGGTGCGCTCGACCGCGCCCATCACCGTGTACGGCGCCCGCGGCGACATCCTCGACCGCAACGGCGCCGTGCTCGCCGACAGCGTCATGCGCTACGACGTGGCCCTGTCGCCCAAGAACGCGAAGAAGGGCGATGTCGTACGCGAGGAGCCCGATCCCGCCGACCCGACGAAGACCGTTCGCGTCGAGGTGCCGCTCGAGCAGATCGCGGCCGAGCTGGGCGCGGTCGTCGGGCTCACCGCGGACCAGGTGCTCGGCATCATCGCGTCGGCGCTGGCCGAGGACCCCGACTCCGACTTCGCGTACGTGGCGAAGCTCGTCGACGTCGACACCTACGAGAAGGTCGATGCGCTCGGCATCCCCTGGGTGGTGCAGTCCCGGCATCCGAGCCGCAGCTACCCGAACGGCGCGGTCGCCGGAAACCTGCTGGGCTTCGTCGGCGAAGACGGCGGCGCCCAGGCCGGACTCGAGCTGGGCCAGGACGCCTGCCTCGCAGGCGAGGACGGCGAGGTCACGTTCATCCCGAGCCTGCAGGACTGGGTCGAGATCCCCGGAACCGAGGTCGTGCACAAGCAGGCGAAGGACGGCGGCACGCTGAAGCTCACCATCGACGCCGACCTGCAATGGGAGGTGCAGCGCATCGCCCAGGCCCAGCGGCTCGCGGTGGGCGCGCAGTGGGCGACCGTGACGGTCATGGAGGCGAAGACCGGCAAGCTGCTCGCCGTCGCGGACGTGCCGACCGTCGATCCCAACGACCCGTCGGCGACCGACGCCGCCGACCGCGGCTCGCGCACGTTCACCGCGCCGTTCGAGCCGGGCTCGACGTTCAAGGCCATCACCGCGGCATCCCTCATCGACGCCGGAAAGGCGAACCCGCTGAGCCAGGTGATCGCCCCCTACTCGTACGACGCACCGAACGGCGCGAACTTCCGCGACAGCTTCTACCACGACGACACGCCGTACACGCTGACGGGTGCGCTCATCGACTCGTCGAACACCGCCACGGCGAAGTTCGGCGAGCAGATGGACGACCAGGCGCGGTTCGAGTACATGCAGAAGTTCGGCTTCGGTCGCGTCAGCGAGGTCGGGTTCCCCGCCGAGGAGTCGGGCGACCTGAACGGCGGTCCCGACGAATGGGACAACCAGACGAAGTACACGACGATGTTCGGCCAGGGGCTCACGACGACCGCCGTGCAGATCGCGAGCGCCTACCAGACCATCGCGAACGACGGCGTGCGCATGCCCGTGCAGCTCGTCGAGAGCTGCACCGATGCCGACGGCACGGTCACCAAGCCGTCGGCCAAGGGCACGCGCGTGATCAGCGAGCAGGCGGCGAACGAGACGAGCCAGATGCTCGAGAACGTCTACACCAAGGGCTGGCTCGCCGACGAGTGGAACATCCCGGGCTACCGGGTCGCCGCGAAGACCGGAACCGCCCAGGTCGCCGACGGCAACGGCGGGTACCTCACGGGGTATCTCGTGTCGGTGTCGGGGTTCGCGCCGGCCGACGATCCCGAGTTCGTCGTTTCGGTGAGCATCATGGATCCCGTTAAGATGAATTCGTCCGCCGCATCGGCTCCCGTCTTCCAACAGGTCATGAGCCAGGTGCTGAAGAAGTATCGGACCATTCCATCCGGCGCTGCGGCGCCTGACCTGCCAGCAAACTGGTGA
- the rsmH gene encoding 16S rRNA (cytosine(1402)-N(4))-methyltransferase RsmH has product MDIERIHTPVMLERTLELLSPALGRDGAVVVDATLGMGGHTAAMLERFPSLTVIGLDRDTDALAIARERLARFGDRARFVHTVYDGILDAIASEGFDEVDGVLFDLGVSSLQLDRAERGFAYSKDAPLDMRMDGTTGRTAADIIATYSETELRHIFQDFGEEKLAGRYAKAIVKARETEPILRSAELVSIIHDATPVAVQRQGHPAKRVFQALRIEVNEELSVLQRAMPAALDALSVGGRIVVLAYQSLEDRIVKRVLQAASTSSAPADLPMELPEHRPQFKLLVRGAELASEAEQAENPRAKPVRLRAAERVRSAT; this is encoded by the coding sequence ATGGACATCGAACGCATCCACACACCCGTCATGCTCGAGCGCACGCTCGAGCTCCTCTCGCCGGCGCTCGGACGCGACGGCGCGGTCGTCGTCGACGCGACGCTCGGCATGGGCGGCCACACGGCTGCGATGCTCGAGCGCTTCCCGTCGCTCACGGTGATCGGCCTCGACCGCGACACCGACGCACTGGCGATCGCGCGCGAACGCCTGGCCCGCTTCGGCGACCGCGCACGATTCGTGCACACGGTCTACGACGGCATCCTCGACGCGATCGCCTCCGAGGGATTCGACGAGGTCGACGGCGTGCTCTTCGACCTCGGCGTCTCGTCGCTGCAGCTCGACCGCGCCGAGCGCGGGTTCGCGTACTCGAAGGACGCGCCGCTCGACATGCGCATGGACGGCACGACCGGACGCACGGCGGCCGACATCATCGCCACCTACAGCGAGACCGAGCTCCGCCACATCTTCCAGGACTTCGGCGAGGAGAAGCTCGCCGGGCGATACGCGAAGGCGATCGTGAAGGCCCGCGAGACCGAGCCGATCCTCCGATCCGCCGAGCTCGTGTCGATCATCCACGACGCGACCCCGGTGGCCGTGCAGCGGCAGGGGCACCCTGCCAAGCGCGTCTTCCAGGCGCTGCGCATCGAGGTCAACGAGGAGCTGTCGGTGCTGCAGCGGGCGATGCCCGCCGCACTCGACGCGTTGAGCGTCGGGGGCCGGATCGTCGTGCTCGCGTACCAGTCGCTCGAGGACCGCATCGTCAAGCGCGTGCTGCAGGCCGCCTCGACCTCGTCGGCACCCGCCGACCTGCCGATGGAGCTGCCCGAGCACCGTCCGCAGTTCAAGCTGCTGGTGCGTGGCGCCGAACTCGCGAGCGAGGCCGAACAGGCCGAGAACCCCCGGGCCAAGCCCGTGCGCCTGCGCGCGGCCGAGCGAGTGAGGAGTGCGACGTGA
- the mraZ gene encoding division/cell wall cluster transcriptional repressor MraZ — protein MFLGTYEPKLDEKGRVILPAKFRDELSTGLVLTRGQERCIYVFSAREFEQMNEKIRQAPVTSKQARDYMRVFLSGASAETPDKQHRVTVPAALRSYAGLGRDLAVIGAGSRVEIWDATAWQTYLAEQEAAFAETAEEVIPGLF, from the coding sequence GTGTTCCTCGGGACCTACGAGCCGAAGCTCGACGAGAAGGGCCGCGTCATTCTTCCGGCCAAATTCCGGGACGAACTCTCGACCGGTCTCGTGCTCACGCGCGGGCAGGAGCGCTGCATCTACGTGTTCAGCGCGAGGGAGTTCGAGCAGATGAACGAGAAGATCCGCCAAGCCCCCGTGACGAGCAAGCAGGCGCGCGACTACATGCGCGTCTTCCTGTCGGGCGCCTCAGCGGAGACCCCCGACAAGCAGCACCGGGTCACCGTCCCAGCAGCGCTTCGCAGCTATGCGGGCCTCGGCCGAGACCTCGCGGTCATCGGTGCGGGCAGCAGGGTCGAGATCTGGGATGCCACGGCGTGGCAGACGTACCTCGCCGAACAGGAGGCGGCCTTCGCAGAGACGGCGGAGGAGGTGATTCCCGGGCTCTTCTAG
- a CDS encoding DUF3040 domain-containing protein, protein MPLSEQEQRLLEEMERNLYRNDADFVHAVGGGRGRRPNYRAIVLGVLLAVVGAGALIAGVALQMLIVGIIGFAMMFAGVLVAITPGKRGAAAPAPEEGASKSGKPQGGQSAGFMDRLNERWDRRQERGD, encoded by the coding sequence ATGCCGCTTTCAGAGCAGGAGCAACGTCTTCTCGAGGAGATGGAGCGGAACCTCTACCGCAACGATGCGGACTTCGTACATGCGGTCGGGGGAGGCCGTGGGCGACGCCCGAACTACCGAGCGATCGTGCTCGGTGTCCTGCTCGCCGTGGTCGGCGCCGGTGCGTTGATCGCAGGGGTGGCGCTGCAGATGCTCATCGTCGGCATCATCGGTTTCGCGATGATGTTCGCCGGCGTGCTCGTGGCCATCACGCCCGGCAAGCGCGGGGCAGCCGCTCCGGCGCCCGAGGAGGGCGCATCGAAGTCCGGCAAGCCCCAGGGCGGCCAGTCCGCCGGGTTCATGGACCGCCTCAACGAACGATGGGACCGCCGCCAGGAGCGCGGCGACTAG
- a CDS encoding polyprenyl synthetase family protein gives MAQGSRLVDLVQARIDGFVDERSTILRSITTELAPLDQFSRRFLSGGKRFRALFCYWGWAAVVGQGFDPFGGEAERDAFPVVSAASALEVFHAAALVHDDIIDNSDTRRGAPAAHRLFEALHAEAGWLRSSDEFGRASAILLGDLLLGWSDELLDEGLDALPDRVAARAARAEFVRMRTEVTAGQYLDILAEQSWHTRRDDEQRATAERVITYKAAKYSVESPLALGGLIGGGTAAQIDALRAFGLPLGMAYQLRDDLLGVFGDPAVTGKPSGDDLREGKRTMLVAIARERLAHGPRNLLDELLGDPELSEAQIRMLQRTITETGAVDEIESMIAAEVGQARSALEDAPLSAAARTELASLATTVSRRSS, from the coding sequence GTGGCTCAAGGTTCTCGACTCGTCGATCTGGTTCAAGCGCGCATCGATGGGTTCGTCGACGAGCGCAGCACCATTCTCCGCTCGATCACGACCGAGCTGGCGCCGCTCGACCAGTTCTCAAGGCGCTTTCTCAGCGGGGGCAAGCGCTTCCGGGCACTGTTCTGCTACTGGGGCTGGGCGGCCGTGGTCGGGCAGGGATTCGACCCGTTCGGAGGCGAGGCGGAACGCGACGCGTTCCCGGTCGTCTCGGCCGCCTCGGCGCTCGAGGTGTTCCACGCGGCGGCCCTCGTGCACGACGACATCATCGACAACTCCGACACCCGCCGCGGAGCCCCGGCCGCGCACCGACTGTTCGAGGCGCTGCACGCCGAGGCAGGCTGGCTCCGCAGCAGCGACGAGTTCGGACGCGCGTCGGCGATCCTCCTCGGGGACCTGCTGCTCGGGTGGAGCGACGAGCTGCTCGACGAGGGCCTCGACGCGCTCCCCGATCGCGTCGCCGCACGGGCCGCTCGCGCGGAGTTCGTGCGTATGCGCACCGAGGTGACCGCCGGCCAGTACCTCGACATCCTCGCCGAGCAGTCCTGGCACACGCGTCGCGACGACGAGCAGCGCGCGACCGCCGAACGCGTCATCACCTACAAGGCCGCGAAGTACTCGGTCGAGTCGCCCCTCGCGCTCGGCGGGCTCATCGGCGGCGGCACGGCGGCGCAGATCGACGCGCTGCGCGCGTTCGGGCTGCCGCTGGGCATGGCCTACCAGCTGCGCGACGACCTCCTCGGCGTGTTCGGCGACCCCGCGGTCACCGGCAAGCCGAGCGGAGACGACCTGCGCGAGGGCAAGCGCACCATGCTCGTCGCGATCGCGCGCGAGCGGCTCGCGCACGGCCCGCGCAACCTGCTCGACGAACTGCTCGGCGACCCCGAGCTCAGCGAGGCCCAGATCCGGATGCTGCAGCGCACCATCACCGAGACCGGCGCGGTCGACGAGATCGAGTCCATGATCGCCGCCGAGGTCGGTCAGGCCCGGTCCGCGCTCGAGGACGCGCCGCTGAGCGCCGCGGCTCGCACCGAGCTCGCCTCGCTCGCGACGACCGTCAGCCGCCGCAGCAGCTGA
- a CDS encoding Rv2175c family DNA-binding protein: MTDATSTDPTATEWLTVPDLVELFDSTPSRVRRLIDDRHLLAARIDGVLKVPAVFIKDGHPLPELHGTIMVLGDGGFSDAEALDWLLNEDDSLGVSPIAALLAGRKAEVRRVAQALA, encoded by the coding sequence GTGACCGATGCGACTTCGACCGATCCGACCGCGACCGAGTGGCTGACCGTGCCCGACCTCGTCGAGCTCTTCGATTCGACCCCCAGCCGGGTGCGTCGGCTCATCGACGACCGGCACCTGCTCGCCGCCCGCATCGACGGCGTGCTCAAGGTCCCCGCCGTGTTCATCAAGGACGGCCACCCGCTGCCCGAGCTCCACGGCACGATCATGGTGCTCGGCGACGGCGGGTTCAGCGACGCCGAGGCGCTCGACTGGCTGCTGAACGAAGACGACAGCTTGGGCGTCTCGCCCATCGCGGCGCTGCTCGCCGGACGCAAGGCCGAAGTGCGGCGCGTCGCCCAGGCGCTCGCCTGA
- a CDS encoding LysM peptidoglycan-binding domain-containing protein: MTNRDAAVEGEPGGTGAPATRRELARARRPRGIRRLTTLPIAIVGTIAVSLGIVQPAEAAPQTPKRLAKDRATGADVRRTAVAAASAPPAEVVVAEGDTVSGIAERYGLATAEVLAANGLGWSSLIFPGQRLALPGASTPVAPKPTAQPDIRRHTVASGDTISGIAARYGLDTAQVLSANGLSASSLIFPGEQIVLPNAIGTTDAAAQAAAPAPAPGPAPAPAPAPAPAPAPAEPVAAEPVAQVQPEADRPATLTDEMRTNAQVVIDVGRSLGVPDAGIVVALVAAAQESGLSDVDSGDLDSLGLFQQRPSQGWGTVEEVSDPAHAARSFYGGPDGPNVGRAPGLLDVEAWDAMPVAAAAQAVQKSAHPEKYAKWERAARAWLAELG; this comes from the coding sequence ATGACGAACCGCGACGCAGCGGTCGAGGGGGAACCGGGCGGCACCGGCGCGCCCGCCACCAGGCGGGAGCTCGCCCGCGCACGGCGACCGCGCGGCATCCGTCGACTGACCACTTTGCCGATCGCGATCGTCGGCACCATCGCGGTGTCGCTCGGCATCGTGCAGCCGGCGGAGGCCGCCCCGCAGACCCCGAAGCGCCTGGCAAAGGACCGTGCGACCGGCGCCGACGTGCGCCGCACGGCGGTGGCCGCGGCATCCGCTCCCCCGGCCGAGGTCGTCGTGGCCGAGGGCGACACGGTGAGCGGCATCGCCGAACGCTACGGGCTCGCGACCGCCGAGGTGCTGGCCGCGAACGGGCTCGGATGGTCGAGCCTCATCTTCCCCGGGCAACGACTTGCGCTGCCCGGGGCGTCGACGCCCGTGGCCCCGAAACCAACCGCCCAACCCGACATCCGTCGCCACACGGTCGCCTCCGGCGACACGATCAGCGGCATCGCGGCGCGATACGGTCTCGACACGGCCCAGGTGCTGAGCGCGAACGGGCTGAGCGCGTCGAGCCTCATCTTCCCGGGCGAGCAGATCGTGCTGCCGAACGCGATCGGGACGACGGATGCCGCGGCGCAGGCTGCGGCTCCTGCTCCCGCGCCGGGTCCTGCTCCTGCTCCTGCTCCTGCTCCTGCTCCAGCGCCGGCGCCCGCGGAACCCGTCGCGGCCGAACCCGTCGCGCAGGTGCAGCCCGAGGCGGATCGGCCCGCCACGCTCACCGACGAGATGCGCACGAACGCGCAGGTCGTGATCGATGTCGGCAGGTCGCTCGGCGTGCCCGACGCCGGCATCGTGGTGGCCCTCGTCGCAGCCGCACAGGAGAGCGGCCTGAGCGACGTGGACTCCGGCGACCTCGATTCGCTCGGACTGTTCCAGCAACGGCCGAGCCAGGGCTGGGGAACGGTCGAGGAGGTCTCCGACCCCGCCCACGCCGCGCGATCCTTCTACGGCGGACCCGACGGCCCGAACGTCGGCCGCGCCCCCGGCCTGCTCGACGTCGAGGCATGGGACGCCATGCCCGTGGCCGCCGCGGCTCAGGCCGTGCAGAAGTCGGCCCATCCCGAGAAGTACGCGAAGTGGGAGCGGGCGGCGCGCGCCTGGCTCGCGGAACTCGGCTGA
- the pknB gene encoding Stk1 family PASTA domain-containing Ser/Thr kinase — MTTAPADPMIGRLIDGRYQVRSRIARGGMATVYLATDLRLERRVAIKIMHGHLADDNTFKTRFVQEARSAARLAHPNVVNVFDQGQDSDMAYLVMEYLPGITLRDLLKDYKKLTPEQTVDILDAVLAGLAAAHKAGIVHRDLKPENVLLADDGRIKLGDFGLARAASANTATGQALLGTIAYLSPELVTRGIADARSDIYAVGIMVYEMLTGEQPYVGEAPMQIAYQHANDQVPMPSAKNPSVPVELDELVLWSTSRDPEARPRDAKDMLDRLRQIEPAVRGGQAHVTQATTVLIGAGFGASAMGSPTAATTVLSGAIAPPSPLAPPEFPPSDADGDGPDAAALTAAASRRRRRGYWLLALVLLLAGVAGGAGWYFGAGPGSYATVPEIVDTAPADAEAALVDAGFTVEQAERADPEVAAGKVSGSDPAPGEQAQRGSKVTMYVSTGPAIIAVPDVVGAAEADARTQLARFAVAEKSIEQFSGDVPSGSVIAVLTSEGEPVPGEYPERGKLSLVVSVGPVPPVEGDLATDAEAELTAAGLTVEYAEAVFDDAVPKDHVKTADWTEDPMVPGSKVVLTVSKGPDVVAVPDVVGLNWAEAGPLLRDAGFELDYNIIADVAPAAFVVSKTSPAATDDPPRRGSTVTVNFSGF; from the coding sequence GTGACCACTGCGCCCGCCGACCCCATGATCGGACGTCTCATCGACGGCCGGTATCAGGTGCGCTCGCGCATCGCGCGCGGAGGCATGGCCACGGTGTACCTCGCGACCGACCTCCGGCTCGAACGGCGCGTCGCGATCAAGATCATGCACGGCCACCTCGCCGACGACAACACGTTCAAGACGCGCTTCGTGCAAGAGGCGCGTTCTGCCGCACGACTGGCTCACCCCAACGTCGTCAATGTGTTCGACCAGGGCCAGGACTCCGACATGGCCTACCTGGTCATGGAGTACCTGCCCGGCATCACGCTCCGCGACCTCCTGAAGGACTACAAGAAGCTGACCCCCGAGCAGACCGTCGACATCCTCGACGCCGTGCTCGCCGGGCTGGCCGCCGCGCACAAGGCCGGCATCGTGCACCGCGACCTCAAGCCCGAGAACGTGCTGCTCGCCGACGACGGCCGCATCAAGCTCGGCGACTTCGGGCTGGCGCGGGCCGCGAGCGCGAACACCGCAACGGGCCAGGCCCTGCTCGGCACCATCGCCTACCTCTCCCCCGAGCTCGTCACCCGCGGCATCGCCGATGCCCGGAGCGACATCTACGCCGTCGGCATCATGGTCTACGAGATGCTCACCGGAGAGCAGCCCTACGTGGGCGAGGCGCCCATGCAGATCGCCTACCAGCACGCCAACGACCAGGTGCCCATGCCGAGCGCCAAGAATCCCTCGGTGCCCGTCGAGCTCGACGAGCTCGTGCTCTGGTCGACGTCGCGCGATCCGGAGGCACGCCCTCGCGATGCCAAGGACATGCTCGACCGGCTCCGGCAGATCGAGCCGGCAGTCCGGGGCGGCCAAGCCCACGTGACGCAGGCGACGACCGTGCTCATCGGTGCAGGGTTCGGGGCATCCGCGATGGGCAGCCCGACGGCCGCGACCACCGTGCTCTCCGGCGCGATCGCGCCACCGAGCCCGCTCGCGCCGCCCGAGTTCCCGCCGTCCGACGCCGACGGCGACGGCCCCGACGCGGCAGCCCTCACCGCCGCCGCGTCCCGACGACGTCGACGCGGCTACTGGCTGCTCGCACTCGTGCTGCTGCTCGCCGGAGTCGCCGGCGGCGCCGGGTGGTACTTCGGCGCCGGTCCCGGTTCCTACGCGACCGTGCCCGAGATCGTCGACACCGCGCCCGCCGACGCCGAGGCGGCGCTCGTCGACGCCGGATTCACGGTCGAGCAGGCCGAACGTGCCGACCCCGAGGTCGCCGCAGGCAAGGTCTCGGGCAGCGATCCAGCGCCCGGCGAGCAGGCGCAACGCGGGTCGAAGGTCACGATGTACGTCTCGACGGGGCCCGCGATCATCGCCGTCCCCGACGTGGTCGGCGCCGCCGAGGCCGACGCCCGTACCCAGCTCGCCCGGTTCGCGGTCGCGGAGAAGTCGATCGAGCAGTTCTCGGGCGACGTGCCGAGCGGTTCGGTCATCGCGGTGCTCACCTCCGAGGGCGAACCCGTGCCCGGCGAGTACCCCGAGCGGGGCAAGCTCAGCCTCGTGGTCTCAGTCGGCCCCGTGCCGCCGGTCGAGGGCGACCTCGCGACCGACGCCGAGGCCGAGCTCACCGCGGCCGGCCTCACGGTCGAGTACGCCGAAGCCGTGTTCGACGACGCCGTGCCGAAGGACCACGTGAAGACCGCCGACTGGACCGAGGACCCCATGGTCCCCGGTTCGAAGGTCGTGCTCACGGTGTCGAAGGGTCCCGATGTCGTCGCCGTGCCCGACGTCGTCGGCCTGAACTGGGCGGAGGCCGGGCCCCTGCTGCGCGACGCCGGCTTCGAGCTCGACTACAACATCATCGCCGACGTCGCCCCCGCGGCGTTCGTCGTCTCCAAGACGAGTCCCGCGGCGACCGACGACCCCCCGCGCCGCGGTTCGACCGTCACGGTCAACTTCTCGGGCTTCTGA